A DNA window from uncultured Methanoregula sp. contains the following coding sequences:
- the rpsJ gene encoding 30S ribosomal protein S10, translating into MQKARIRLTGTDFKKVEMVCDRIREIAERTGVNLAGPIPLPTKRLVVPIRKSPDGEGTATWDRWQLRVHKRLIDIDADERALRQLMRIQVPKDIGIEIVLES; encoded by the coding sequence ATGCAGAAAGCCAGAATTCGCCTGACAGGAACCGACTTCAAGAAAGTAGAGATGGTCTGTGACAGGATAAGGGAGATCGCAGAGCGCACAGGTGTTAATCTGGCCGGTCCGATACCGCTTCCGACCAAACGACTGGTCGTGCCAATCCGCAAGAGTCCCGATGGGGAAGGAACCGCAACATGGGACCGCTGGCAGCTGCGGGTCCACAAGCGCCTCATCGACATTGACGCAGATGAGCGTGCACTCCGCCAGCTCATGCGTATCCAGGTGCCAAAAGATATCGGCATTGAAATTGTTCTTGAGAGTTGA
- a CDS encoding flippase activity-associated protein Agl23, with translation MQQAAFFTPKLKKIFTFERIFFLILIAAIVIRFWQLDLKLLHHDEAIHSWFSYELLTKGTWMYDPSYHGPFLYYVTAGMFSVFGDSDFTARLLPALFGTLLIPLVYCIYRLGYINKTQTLVAALFIALSPDLVFFSRFLRHDIFMLFFTLLLLVALLYYFERGQTRYAIIAAIAAAGSLACKEEMPVIILIFATFFIYAIWKGKFVLPPAWKHDFILAFLTLVAILAILYSGFGVHPETLQSGWLEAIRHWMDMHNQQRLGGPWFFYIPLFLLYELPIFILAVIGILQFMITGVRPSSKLVQLKNWIRTRDSRLTTAQLAETTIRQLREKHEGFSKSDEFFRFCIYWMILTMAFYAYVGEKVPWLIIHQLVPMCFVAVYKLNWQKTLVALVGCLFLVMMTWHVAFIPADINEPIIQVQNSEDMRTVMHLIDASDHVVVASKDYWPLPWYYRGNRWDKISFYGNLIDEATLKQNDPGVIILHDAESLPSITGYDKTTYKLSYWFSVYDNVDRMIDYYLHRDGKMGSINIDVFTRNTSV, from the coding sequence GTGCAGCAGGCCGCTTTTTTCACTCCAAAACTCAAAAAAATATTTACTTTCGAACGAATTTTTTTCCTTATCCTTATTGCCGCCATCGTAATCCGGTTCTGGCAGCTCGATCTCAAACTCTTACATCACGATGAAGCAATCCATTCCTGGTTCTCGTACGAGCTCCTGACCAAAGGTACCTGGATGTACGATCCCAGTTATCACGGTCCGTTCCTGTATTACGTGACGGCCGGCATGTTCTCGGTCTTCGGGGACTCCGACTTCACAGCAAGGCTCCTGCCCGCACTCTTTGGAACGCTTCTCATCCCGCTCGTTTACTGCATCTACCGGCTCGGGTACATCAATAAAACACAGACCCTCGTGGCAGCGCTCTTCATTGCCCTGTCCCCGGATCTGGTCTTTTTCTCCCGTTTCCTCCGGCATGATATCTTCATGCTCTTCTTTACCCTCCTGCTCCTCGTAGCCCTGCTCTATTATTTTGAACGGGGGCAGACACGGTATGCCATTATTGCAGCAATCGCTGCAGCAGGGAGTCTTGCCTGCAAAGAAGAGATGCCGGTAATTATTCTTATCTTTGCAACATTTTTCATCTACGCGATCTGGAAAGGCAAATTTGTTCTTCCACCCGCATGGAAACACGATTTCATCCTTGCATTTCTTACCCTTGTCGCAATTCTGGCAATCCTGTACTCAGGATTTGGCGTACATCCCGAAACGCTCCAGAGCGGCTGGCTTGAGGCAATCCGGCACTGGATGGATATGCACAACCAGCAGCGGCTGGGAGGCCCGTGGTTCTTCTATATCCCGCTCTTCCTGCTGTACGAGCTGCCTATCTTTATTCTCGCAGTAATAGGCATTCTCCAGTTCATGATTACCGGAGTTCGGCCATCATCAAAACTGGTACAACTGAAGAACTGGATCCGGACTCGTGACAGCAGGCTCACGACAGCACAACTGGCAGAAACAACGATCCGCCAGTTGAGAGAAAAGCACGAAGGTTTTTCCAAATCCGATGAATTTTTCCGGTTCTGCATCTACTGGATGATCCTCACCATGGCATTTTATGCGTATGTAGGGGAGAAAGTCCCGTGGCTGATCATCCATCAGCTCGTTCCGATGTGCTTTGTCGCGGTGTACAAACTGAACTGGCAGAAAACCCTGGTTGCTCTTGTCGGGTGTCTGTTCCTCGTCATGATGACCTGGCATGTTGCGTTCATTCCGGCGGATATCAACGAGCCCATCATCCAGGTCCAGAATTCAGAAGATATGCGTACCGTTATGCATCTGATAGATGCATCGGATCATGTTGTTGTTGCATCCAAGGATTATTGGCCGCTTCCCTGGTATTATCGCGGGAATCGGTGGGACAAGATCTCCTTTTATGGAAACCTGATCGATGAAGCTACCCTGAAACAAAACGATCCGGGGGTCATCATTCTCCACGACGCCGAGAGTCTGCCATCCATCACAGGCTATGACAAGACTACGTACAAACTGAGTTACTGGTTCTCAGTGTACGATAACGTAGATCGGATGATCGATTATTATCTGCACCGGGATGGGAAGATGGGAAGCATCAATATCGATGTTTTCACCCGGAATACTTCCGTATAA
- a CDS encoding tubulin/FtsZ family protein has product MRVFFIGFGQAGGKIVDMFIEQDKKLGTNSFRGIAVNTARTDLMGLKNIEMKDRILIGQTMVKGHGVGTDNVTGARVTADEIDSIISAVDTRGTHDVDAFVIVAGLGGGTGSGGSPVLARHLKRIYREPVYAIGIIPAPEEGRLYSYNAARSLTTLVNEADNTFIFDNSAWKNEGESVKTAFQRLNNEVVRRFGVLFRAGEVNRNMGVGEMVVDSSEIINTLRGGGITSVGYAVSEVISKRTKQQKGLFGGLKDKFGGKKDANEEALMGEDRSAKIVALVRRAMLGRLTLPCDYSTAERALVLLAGPPDEMDRKGVEKAKSWVEENIAGVEVRGGDYPVNSEYVAAVVMLATVGNAPRIKELLDIAKETKEDVIKSKEKKSSMFEEGIDPLFE; this is encoded by the coding sequence ATGCGGGTATTTTTCATTGGATTTGGCCAGGCTGGCGGCAAAATTGTTGATATGTTCATTGAGCAGGATAAAAAGCTCGGAACAAACAGCTTCAGGGGCATCGCCGTCAATACCGCGCGGACCGATCTGATGGGCCTCAAGAATATCGAGATGAAGGACCGCATTCTTATCGGTCAGACCATGGTGAAGGGCCATGGTGTCGGCACCGATAACGTTACCGGTGCCCGGGTCACTGCCGATGAGATTGACAGTATCATCAGTGCAGTTGATACCCGGGGCACTCATGATGTCGATGCGTTTGTGATTGTTGCTGGGCTTGGTGGAGGAACCGGATCGGGCGGATCGCCGGTTCTTGCCCGGCATCTCAAGCGGATTTACCGGGAACCTGTGTACGCCATCGGAATAATTCCTGCCCCCGAAGAAGGGCGCCTCTATTCGTATAATGCTGCAAGGAGCCTGACAACCCTTGTGAACGAGGCAGATAATACTTTCATTTTCGATAACAGTGCCTGGAAAAATGAAGGTGAAAGTGTCAAGACCGCGTTCCAGCGCCTGAACAACGAAGTTGTCCGGCGTTTCGGGGTTCTCTTCCGGGCCGGCGAAGTGAACCGTAACATGGGCGTTGGTGAGATGGTGGTTGATTCCAGTGAGATCATCAACACGCTTCGTGGCGGGGGCATCACGTCTGTCGGGTATGCGGTCAGCGAAGTTATCAGCAAGCGGACAAAACAGCAGAAAGGATTGTTCGGCGGCCTGAAAGACAAGTTTGGCGGCAAAAAGGATGCAAACGAAGAGGCGCTGATGGGTGAGGATCGTTCTGCAAAGATCGTAGCCCTTGTCCGCAGGGCAATGCTCGGGCGGCTCACCCTTCCCTGCGATTATTCCACTGCTGAACGTGCACTGGTCCTCCTGGCCGGTCCTCCCGATGAAATGGACCGGAAAGGTGTCGAGAAGGCCAAGAGCTGGGTTGAGGAGAACATCGCCGGTGTCGAAGTGCGTGGCGGAGATTATCCGGTAAACAGCGAGTATGTAGCTGCGGTTGTCATGCTGGCAACGGTGGGGAATGCTCCTCGAATCAAAGAACTCCTTGATATCGCAAAAGAGACAAAGGAAGATGTTATTAAGTCAAAAGAGAAAAAATCCAGTATGTTTGAAGAGGGAATTGACCCTCTGTTCGAGTGA
- a CDS encoding NAD(P)/FAD-dependent oxidoreductase encodes MRIGIIGGGLTGLVAAHALARNHEVDLYEKLPYLGGCLSSYNMENYWIERYYHHCFSGDATLFSLIGELNLSGKLEWMNGTTGYYARNTIFPLNTPTQILKYPELSVMDKARLAWLTLTAKKADLDALDQIPADQYIIEHLGWNIYTSFFEPLLKSKFGDRRKEVSAAWLMSRIAIRSNRGVAGERLGYLNGGFHQIIDALETSVTTKGGKIFRQTPASTLSRSGNSWTINNTRYDAAISTIPPQELERMGGPALPPVPYQGAACLTLAMDREVTNGIYWLNMKDSAPYGAVVSHTNFIPSERYGEHIVYLASYFSGGVSPQLDERMMNDFCTRFGVPKSEIHWHRMAVDPWAGPVYNTGYGSLIPSYEQSGLFMAGMFSKTNYPERSMEGSIRAGLDIAACVTRRNSHEQA; translated from the coding sequence ATGAGGATTGGGATAATCGGCGGGGGATTGACCGGGCTTGTTGCTGCTCATGCACTTGCCCGTAATCACGAGGTGGACCTGTACGAGAAACTGCCCTATCTCGGAGGATGCCTCTCATCATACAATATGGAAAATTACTGGATCGAGAGATATTATCATCACTGTTTTTCGGGAGATGCAACCCTCTTCTCGCTCATCGGAGAGCTGAACCTGTCCGGTAAGCTCGAATGGATGAACGGGACAACCGGTTATTATGCACGGAATACCATCTTTCCCTTAAATACACCCACCCAGATCCTCAAATATCCCGAACTTTCCGTAATGGATAAAGCCCGCCTTGCCTGGCTGACCCTGACGGCAAAAAAAGCCGATCTCGACGCCCTCGACCAGATTCCTGCCGATCAGTACATCATCGAACATCTCGGGTGGAATATTTACACATCATTCTTCGAGCCGCTCCTCAAGAGCAAGTTCGGGGACCGGAGAAAAGAGGTTTCCGCAGCCTGGCTGATGAGCCGGATCGCCATCCGTTCGAACCGCGGAGTTGCCGGTGAACGCCTGGGATATCTCAACGGGGGATTCCATCAGATTATCGATGCCCTTGAGACGTCAGTCACCACAAAAGGAGGGAAAATATTCAGACAGACTCCTGCCTCCACTCTTTCGCGTTCCGGGAACAGCTGGACAATCAACAACACCCGGTATGATGCAGCAATCTCCACAATTCCTCCTCAGGAACTGGAGCGGATGGGGGGGCCTGCCCTGCCCCCGGTCCCATACCAGGGTGCAGCCTGCCTGACACTTGCAATGGATCGTGAAGTAACAAACGGGATTTACTGGCTGAACATGAAGGACTCCGCCCCGTACGGAGCGGTAGTCTCCCACACGAATTTTATTCCATCGGAGCGGTATGGCGAGCACATCGTTTATCTTGCATCGTACTTCTCAGGAGGAGTGTCGCCTCAGCTCGATGAGCGGATGATGAACGATTTCTGTACCCGGTTCGGGGTTCCCAAAAGCGAGATCCACTGGCACAGGATGGCAGTTGATCCCTGGGCCGGGCCGGTATACAATACCGGTTACGGATCGCTGATCCCCTCGTACGAACAGAGCGGTCTTTTCATGGCCGGCATGTTTTCAAAGACCAACTACCCGGAACGGAGCATGGAAGGATCCATCCGAGCCGGTCTCGATATAGCAGCGTGCGTAACCCGACGGAATTCCCATGAGCAAGCCTGA
- a CDS encoding glycosyltransferase, producing the protein MSKPEITAIIPVFNDRESLEIAIPRSLETLSKITPEFEIIIAEDGSTDGSSEFVRDYENRDSHIRLLHSDERQGRGRALNRAIRDAKGSIVCYYDVDLATNMQHLKELIGAIQEGSDMSTGSRLLPQSDIVRTEGREIASRSYNLLVRVILGSALFDHQCGFKAFNKERILPLLPTIRSDHWFWDTEILVRGQKMGFKVKEFPVHWRAGKGTTVRMKDVFEMGSAILRLWWQIHVSKD; encoded by the coding sequence ATGAGCAAGCCTGAAATCACGGCAATTATCCCGGTCTTCAATGATCGGGAATCCCTTGAGATCGCTATCCCGCGATCCCTTGAAACCCTCTCGAAGATCACGCCGGAATTTGAGATTATCATTGCAGAGGATGGCAGTACTGATGGTAGTTCAGAGTTTGTCCGGGATTACGAGAACCGGGATTCCCATATCCGCCTCCTGCACAGCGACGAACGTCAGGGTCGGGGCAGAGCACTAAATAGAGCGATACGAGATGCGAAAGGATCCATCGTCTGCTATTACGACGTGGATCTTGCAACAAACATGCAGCACCTCAAAGAACTCATCGGAGCGATACAGGAGGGGTCTGATATGTCAACCGGCTCACGGCTCCTCCCCCAGAGCGATATTGTCAGGACCGAAGGACGGGAGATCGCAAGCCGGAGCTACAATCTTCTTGTCAGGGTAATCCTGGGAAGCGCTCTCTTCGATCATCAGTGCGGGTTCAAAGCCTTCAACAAGGAACGGATTCTGCCGCTCCTCCCGACGATCCGGTCTGATCACTGGTTCTGGGACACGGAGATCCTTGTCCGGGGGCAGAAGATGGGATTCAAAGTAAAAGAGTTCCCGGTTCACTGGCGTGCAGGAAAGGGAACAACCGTACGGATGAAAGACGTATTTGAGATGGGTTCCGCGATCCTGCGGTTATGGTGGCAGATCCATGTATCGAAAGATTAG
- a CDS encoding lysylphosphatidylglycerol synthase transmembrane domain-containing protein codes for MYRKISAIVIPTLIAVGIIAYMLYSIRDEFFTAIQHIKPEFLLVAVLICLAAWWLRGWRYRSILKNLGYQVSVRFATACIFVSQTVNLVVPARLGDFVRVFILKHEYNTSYSEGVSSLVVERVFDIFTIALLGAISIFFVLNVPSEYVLLILIPIIAGVVFFIFLLFIGKFSSENKYIAIILTMLHEIKKASLSIRSIFVLGCSSIFIWLLDILVCVAVVLMFQQKISLAVIVLAIVIGNLVKAIPITPGGIGTYELSMAIVFGLDGADPAVATLIAVIDHLIKNLVTLAGGIISIYSLGDWVIPSIKEALNAKFGGGKEPGS; via the coding sequence ATGTATCGAAAGATTAGTGCCATTGTCATCCCGACCCTCATCGCCGTGGGCATCATCGCGTACATGCTCTACAGCATCAGGGACGAATTTTTCACCGCAATCCAGCATATCAAACCGGAATTCCTGCTCGTTGCCGTGTTGATCTGCCTTGCTGCCTGGTGGCTCCGGGGATGGCGGTACCGTTCAATCCTCAAAAACCTTGGTTACCAGGTGAGTGTCCGGTTTGCCACGGCCTGCATTTTTGTCAGCCAGACCGTCAACCTGGTCGTGCCTGCACGACTGGGTGATTTTGTCCGGGTCTTCATCCTGAAACACGAATACAACACCAGTTATTCGGAAGGCGTGTCCTCCCTCGTCGTGGAACGGGTCTTTGATATATTCACGATAGCACTCCTCGGGGCAATCTCGATATTCTTTGTCCTCAACGTGCCTTCGGAATACGTCCTGCTCATCTTAATCCCGATCATTGCCGGTGTGGTTTTTTTTATTTTTTTACTCTTTATCGGAAAATTTTCATCGGAGAACAAGTATATTGCGATCATTCTCACGATGCTGCACGAGATCAAGAAGGCGTCCCTTAGCATCCGGTCGATCTTCGTCCTGGGATGTTCATCCATTTTTATATGGCTTCTCGATATCCTCGTCTGTGTTGCGGTAGTCCTGATGTTCCAGCAGAAGATCTCGCTCGCTGTGATTGTGCTTGCGATCGTGATCGGAAACCTAGTAAAAGCGATCCCGATCACCCCCGGGGGGATCGGGACATACGAGCTCTCTATGGCGATCGTATTCGGGCTTGACGGTGCAGATCCCGCAGTCGCGACATTGATTGCGGTCATCGATCACTTAATCAAGAACCTGGTCACTCTTGCCGGCGGAATAATCTCCATTTACTCCCTTGGCGACTGGGTGATCCCCAGCATCAAGGAAGCCCTCAATGCAAAATTCGGCGGAGGGAAAGAACCTGGCAGCTGA
- a CDS encoding DUF2298 domain-containing protein, producing the protein MQNSAEGKNLAADIQIFSVLSWLVIITLLQLSFYPGLKSTFGKFAFPASFSASLLVFTIVSWYCGLMHFPILLALLPFIGLLVYNLYHRNYRLSELKAEWHWEAIFLIFFFLMLDVRFVNPTISYAEKFMDHAFMASVIRNPVVPPLDPWFAGGTLNVYYYLGYWMFGCLAIVSGVPSTIAFNLALPTVFGFAAVNAYAIGTLLLNRFRWLPLLVFIIPNPSFFYQIIQGKAMNTVLWDSTRTITNTINEYPLFSFIWGDVHAHVVAIFNQVFLIFLLLYAFKRWESLETRGKLILSGLAAISLGSMPLINTWDVLIYAPITLVFLALILWRNRASLFVKPQLWYLCAIPPLAVLCYLPFYIQLQTHTGMVDLVRTPSVPAEFLLVNGFFIAIVLAFLYRDIIRRPYLLLVILPFIATGYFAAGIAAIPLVYLIARRPWDLPELLAMLGLAILVFCELFYLKDNMGETYFRMNTVFKCYLPAWLLLGTGAFALAGRWLAESGKIPVFNQRATATATVMVICLLFVLPFAVQYNTDYGTGTLDGLAYLETAHPDDAGAVAYLRTLTGDERIVEAEGGDYTYYSRVSSFTGIPAIIGMPFHEYMWRSDDTGWVTERKDDIRSIYENGDETVPLMKKYNATLLYVGSPERERYSVNVTVTGLEKVYSARGTEIYRLVA; encoded by the coding sequence ATGCAAAATTCGGCGGAGGGAAAGAACCTGGCAGCTGATATTCAGATTTTTTCTGTTTTGAGCTGGCTTGTTATCATAACGCTTCTCCAGCTCTCATTCTACCCGGGCCTGAAGAGTACGTTCGGGAAATTTGCCTTCCCGGCCTCGTTCTCGGCATCGCTGCTGGTTTTCACCATAGTATCCTGGTACTGCGGGCTCATGCACTTTCCCATCCTCCTTGCCCTCCTCCCGTTCATCGGTCTCCTGGTATACAATCTGTATCACCGGAACTACCGGCTCAGCGAACTGAAGGCCGAATGGCACTGGGAGGCCATATTCCTCATCTTCTTCTTCCTGATGCTCGACGTACGGTTCGTCAATCCCACAATCTCGTACGCAGAGAAATTCATGGACCATGCGTTTATGGCATCGGTCATCCGAAACCCGGTCGTGCCTCCGCTTGATCCGTGGTTTGCCGGGGGAACCCTCAATGTATACTACTACCTTGGCTACTGGATGTTCGGCTGTCTTGCGATCGTCAGCGGGGTTCCCTCAACTATCGCATTCAACCTTGCACTCCCGACCGTTTTTGGATTCGCAGCCGTGAATGCATATGCAATCGGCACACTTCTTCTCAACCGGTTCCGCTGGCTGCCGCTGCTTGTTTTTATTATCCCGAACCCTTCATTCTTCTACCAGATAATCCAGGGAAAAGCAATGAATACGGTTCTCTGGGACAGCACGCGGACCATCACCAATACTATCAATGAATATCCCCTGTTCTCATTCATCTGGGGGGATGTCCACGCCCATGTTGTAGCGATCTTCAACCAGGTTTTTCTGATCTTCCTGCTTCTCTACGCGTTCAAACGATGGGAATCGCTGGAGACCCGCGGAAAACTGATCCTGTCCGGCCTTGCTGCCATAAGCCTTGGCTCCATGCCCCTGATCAATACATGGGATGTCCTGATCTATGCCCCGATAACGCTCGTTTTCCTGGCTTTGATCCTCTGGAGAAACAGGGCGTCGCTCTTTGTCAAACCTCAGCTCTGGTATCTCTGCGCGATTCCTCCGCTTGCAGTTCTCTGTTACCTGCCGTTCTACATCCAGCTACAGACCCACACCGGCATGGTTGATCTCGTTCGCACCCCGTCAGTCCCGGCAGAATTCCTGCTCGTGAACGGGTTCTTCATCGCAATCGTGCTCGCGTTCCTGTACCGGGACATCATCCGGCGCCCGTACCTGCTCCTTGTTATTCTCCCGTTCATTGCAACAGGTTACTTTGCGGCAGGCATTGCAGCCATTCCCCTCGTCTACCTTATAGCAAGGAGACCATGGGATCTTCCGGAGCTCCTCGCCATGCTGGGACTTGCTATCCTTGTCTTCTGCGAACTCTTCTACCTGAAGGATAATATGGGCGAGACCTACTTCCGGATGAATACGGTCTTCAAATGCTATCTTCCTGCATGGCTCCTGCTCGGGACAGGCGCGTTCGCTCTTGCCGGGAGATGGCTTGCCGAATCCGGAAAGATTCCTGTTTTCAATCAGCGCGCAACGGCAACAGCAACGGTAATGGTGATCTGCCTGCTCTTCGTCCTACCCTTTGCGGTTCAGTACAATACGGATTACGGTACGGGGACCCTCGACGGGCTCGCATACCTTGAAACTGCCCATCCCGACGATGCAGGGGCAGTCGCCTACTTGAGGACACTTACGGGGGACGAACGCATTGTCGAAGCCGAGGGTGGCGATTATACCTATTATTCCCGGGTGTCATCGTTCACCGGTATCCCGGCAATCATCGGTATGCCCTTCCACGAGTACATGTGGAGAAGCGATGATACCGGATGGGTAACGGAAAGAAAAGACGACATCCGGTCCATCTACGAGAACGGGGATGAGACGGTTCCCCTGATGAAAAAATACAATGCAACACTCCTGTACGTGGGCAGCCCGGAGCGGGAGCGGTACAGCGTGAATGTCACCGTAACAGGGCTTGAGAAAGTATATTCAGCCCGGGGTACGGAGATCTACCGGCTCGTTGCATGA
- the rpl7ae gene encoding 50S ribosomal protein L7Ae — MAKGYVKTEAPEELQNKALEALEVARDTGKIKKGSNEATKAIERGIAALVVIGADVEPEEIVMHLAPLCDEKKVPYIFINKQNDIGAASGLDVGSAAAAVVKPGKAKETIEELAKQLAALKA, encoded by the coding sequence ATGGCAAAAGGTTACGTTAAAACAGAGGCTCCCGAGGAGCTCCAGAACAAGGCGCTTGAAGCCCTTGAAGTTGCACGCGACACCGGAAAGATCAAGAAAGGATCCAACGAAGCAACAAAAGCCATCGAGCGCGGCATTGCAGCACTCGTGGTCATTGGTGCCGATGTGGAACCCGAAGAGATCGTGATGCACCTTGCACCGCTCTGTGATGAGAAGAAAGTGCCGTACATCTTCATCAACAAGCAGAACGATATCGGCGCAGCAAGCGGTCTTGACGTCGGATCCGCAGCAGCCGCAGTTGTCAAGCCCGGCAAGGCAAAAGAGACGATCGAAGAACTTGCAAAGCAGCTTGCCGCGCTGAAGGCGTGA
- a CDS encoding 30S ribosomal protein S28e, producing MADDATPAEVIEVVGSTGMHGEAMQVKCRILDGNNKGRIITRNTVGPIREGDIIMLLETEREAKKMSRR from the coding sequence ATGGCAGACGATGCAACGCCGGCAGAAGTTATCGAGGTTGTAGGCTCCACCGGCATGCACGGTGAGGCAATGCAGGTCAAGTGCCGTATCCTCGACGGCAACAACAAGGGCCGGATCATTACCCGCAACACGGTCGGACCGATCCGCGAAGGCGATATCATCATGCTCCTCGAAACCGAGCGCGAAGCAAAGAAAATGTCGAGGCGGTAA
- a CDS encoding 50S ribosomal protein L24e: MVEQHVCSFCGVQLEPGTGKMYIRKDGTIFYFCTTKCQNNYKLGRVPRRVQWTSAGRKALGKE, translated from the coding sequence ATGGTAGAACAACATGTCTGCAGTTTCTGCGGTGTCCAGCTTGAGCCGGGAACCGGGAAGATGTACATACGCAAGGACGGCACGATCTTTTACTTCTGCACTACCAAGTGCCAGAACAACTACAAGCTCGGCAGAGTTCCCCGGCGGGTCCAGTGGACCAGTGCCGGCAGGAAAGCTCTTGGCAAGGAGTGA
- the ndk gene encoding nucleoside-diphosphate kinase, whose protein sequence is MDRTFVMIKPDGVQRGLVGEIVSRLEAKGLKLVAARFEVLPEARVTDQYKEHLSKPFFPSLKQYIMGGPVFLMVWEGRSVVAIVRKVIGATNPQEAAPGTIRGDFGIDIGRNVIHASDSPESAAREIAIHFKQNELSSYTRIDESVLYEY, encoded by the coding sequence ATGGACCGCACATTCGTCATGATCAAGCCCGACGGCGTTCAGCGCGGTCTTGTGGGTGAGATCGTCTCACGGCTCGAGGCAAAAGGGCTCAAACTCGTGGCAGCACGGTTTGAAGTACTTCCCGAAGCACGGGTGACCGACCAGTACAAAGAACACCTGTCAAAACCGTTCTTCCCCTCCCTCAAGCAGTATATCATGGGCGGACCGGTCTTCCTCATGGTCTGGGAAGGCAGGAGCGTTGTCGCGATCGTCCGTAAGGTGATCGGGGCAACAAACCCGCAGGAAGCAGCGCCCGGTACCATCCGGGGCGATTTCGGCATCGACATCGGCAGGAACGTTATCCATGCCTCCGATTCTCCCGAGAGCGCAGCCCGTGAAATTGCAATCCATTTCAAACAGAACGAACTTTCATCGTATACCCGGATCGACGAGTCCGTGTTATACGAATACTGA
- a CDS encoding NAAT family transporter, with amino-acid sequence MAGDVLSFALLAISSILIIVNPLGATLVYVSLTTSLEKNTRDTIAKDACRSALLILLVVAVLGAWILQLFGISLEAFRIAGGILLFGIGMEMVYAKTSRTKMTATEKYESRDNEDVAIMPLAIPMIAGPGAITTTIVMMNEAIVLTPLAVAILFLAIVLSIGITYYMMRHSDYIMKRVGQREYRAVNRLMGMLLIAIAVQFIITGIRTAFPLLGGG; translated from the coding sequence ATGGCCGGAGATGTCCTGAGTTTTGCGCTGCTTGCCATCTCATCTATTCTTATCATCGTAAATCCCCTTGGCGCAACACTTGTCTATGTATCCCTGACAACTTCCCTTGAGAAGAATACCCGGGATACCATTGCAAAAGACGCCTGCCGTTCTGCTCTCCTGATCCTGCTCGTTGTTGCTGTGCTGGGGGCCTGGATCCTCCAGCTCTTTGGGATCAGCCTCGAAGCATTCCGGATTGCCGGGGGAATACTCCTGTTCGGCATTGGTATGGAGATGGTCTACGCCAAGACTTCCCGCACAAAAATGACGGCAACGGAAAAATATGAATCACGGGATAACGAAGACGTTGCCATCATGCCGCTCGCCATCCCCATGATCGCCGGGCCGGGTGCCATCACGACAACCATCGTCATGATGAACGAGGCCATTGTCTTAACCCCGCTTGCTGTTGCAATTCTTTTCCTGGCCATTGTGCTTTCCATCGGGATCACGTATTATATGATGAGGCATTCAGATTATATCATGAAGAGAGTGGGGCAGAGGGAATACCGGGCGGTCAACCGGCTTATGGGTATGCTGCTCATTGCGATCGCCGTCCAGTTCATCATAACCGGAATCAGGACCGCATTCCCCCTGCTTGGCGGAGGATAA